atttttagtCGACAATGTATTGATTTATATACAGATTAGTCAATAAGGAAGGTATCTTCACCCCAGTGTACTTCCTTGTAAACTTCATGACATGTGTTATAGAATACTTGGTGGTTAATTAGTGTGAAGTAAATGTCGAGATTAAAATACCAATATTAAATAATGTAGTTGTAGAAAATTGAATTTGAAATGAGGTTGAATATATATAATAAGGAAATATTACTCAGTTATGTAGTTATAGGGATTCAAATCCGGGTGAATTAGGAtgaaaatatataataaataaatattattaaattatgtaCTTATAGGGAATCAAACCCCGGTGAAACCAAagaattgaaataaaattaataaatctTGTATCGTAGAGAATCGAACCCGATAACATCATctgaatttaattatttagtgATAACGAAAATTTGGTACTTTGGTATACTATTGTGTTACACTAAAACATTATTTCCCTTGTTAATAAAGATCATGGTAAAATAAATAAGTCTTGCATGATTACATAGTTGTAGTCTTGTAGAAAATCGATAAAATTAATTAAAAGAAATTATTTAGTGATAACCAAAATTTGGGATTTTGGACTATAGTATTCCACCGAAACAATATTTCCCTTTTTAATAAGGAGTATAGATTTAGCAACAACTGTTTTAGCTAGCAGTCCAACTCTCTTAAATTGACTTAAATATATCTTTCTGGTCTATAAAGTGGATGTATATCTGTATCATTATTATATAGCTGAACTTTAGAGCTTTCCTATTAGTTCGTCTTTCTGAGTTTGATATGTAACTTTGCAGTTACGTTCAGCCGTATGGATCCAGAAGGAAAACTTCTTATGGGCTTCCGTAAAGCCTCAAATAATATTGTGATGCAGGTACCACTTCTCTAGAAAGTTTATTTTTCAACTGCTTAGGAGTCTCTACAGAAATATATTCATCATAGCATACTGTCAGATTAATATATACTTGAATTGTGTAACTGAGTAATTAATTTGCTGACCAGGATTCCCATTTCACTGGCAAACATAACGAGTTTTTTGCAAGTGAACCTTTCTTATCGGGTGTTGCTGATAATCTACCTATTATGAATGGTTACTCTGGTCTTCTCCAATCCATGAACAGAAGCACAGATCCTCATACAAAGGTATTCTCAAAACAATTGAGCTCATCTAGTGGAGATGCTTGGCACGTGACTGATAAGCATGGAAGCCAGGGGATCATTGGTTCATTGCCACCAACATTGCTGGCTCCTGAGAGAAAAAGAAGTAGAAATATAGGGTCGAAGAGTAAGAGGTTGCTCATTGATAACCAAGAAGCGCTAGAGTTAAAACTCACTTGGGAGGAAGTACAGGAGATGCTCCACCCTCCTGCTAGTATCCAGCCAACCACTGTCACAATCGAAGACCATGAATTTGAAGAGTATGAAGTAAGTCAGCACTATTAAATTATTTTCATATGGTCTTCAGGTAAACTGCAATATCTATAACCAGACTCTTTAGAAAATTATACAAAAAAAATACTAACCAGAAATGAAGTGGACTGAGGAACACAGCATGAAAGTGCAGTGTTGGTATGCATTTTTTATTTCAGAAGTATTTCTGATACATGGTAGGAAATAATTGCCAATATGGTGCTGGCAAATTGTAGTGGATTATGGTTAATGTGATTATGCTAGATCAATTCAAGCCAACAAAGTAACGAACTTTCGGGATCATTTgttattcaaatatatatatatatatatattatataatatgcTTAATGGTATATATTTTAGTGGACACctttataatttaaatttgaataaattaaattCCGTAATTTTTGTTCTTCTTTTAGAAGAGGCTTCtaaaactaaaataaattatagattAAGCAGTTAGGTAAAGACAAAATCTGGTAAGTGACACAATTTATTGCTCATTTCCCAGCACTATGAAATTTGGAGACTTGGAGTCTTGTTTTGACCCAGGTGATCACTTTTTCTTAAggatataaatattttttttgagaATGGCAGAAAGAAACGTTTCAGTTAATGCAAGGGGGAAATAATGAAAATGGCCATAATCATGTCAAAAAATGTGGGATGCTATTTAAAAATTTGGTCTCGCATCAcctaatatattttttttaatttaagttGGATGAAGGAAGTCTAATAGAGAATTTGAAAACTTCTATCGTAATAAACAAGGTCGCATGCCTACTTTGACAGTTTATTGGCCATAGTCATTCATTATGAGCTGGTAGTTGTGAACTCCAGAAGGTCACGTGTGCAAGGGAAATGCAAAGGATCTGAAAACTGAAAACTCTTATTTAAAAATACGTACTTTGTATATAAGCTGATATCTGTCTAATGCTTCCGTCTGTTACTATGTAGGCACCACCTGTTTTGGGAAAGAGGAGCATTTTTATTGCCCGGTCATCTGGGTAACAGTTCTATTTTTCCTGATTCAAGAAACTTAAGTTTTTTTGGGATGCATGGATTAGTTAAGTTAATTGCTGATTTGATGATACAGGGAGCAAGAGCAGTGGACAACATGCGACTGTTGCTTTAAGTGGCGAAGATTGCCATCCGATTTTCTTCTTCCTCCCACATGGAGATGTCAGGAAAATGTTTGGGATCGCAGCAGGCAAGTATTGTTGTACGAGGATTGCAGATCTGAATTTAATTCACAAAGTAGATATTACTGTATGCTAATATAATTCGTCTTCAGGTGTTCATGTTCTGCACCAGATGAGTTGAGCCCCTCGGAACTTGAGCAACTTCTCAAAATGAACAATGGTATAGTATCAGGGATGAGGTGTTATATTGACTAACCCACATTGAATTTCACTCATCGTTTGTGAGACTCAGATAAAAGAGTTGTCAGGGCTCATGTGTTGCCAAATTGACATGAAAGTCTATACATAAAAGATATACTCTTTCCTTCAGAAAATAGATTAAAACCTCTGCTCAACTAATGAGCTATATTTTATATATCTGAAATAGAACAAAATCGAAGTCAGCCTTACCTAACCTGGTACAACCTTTATAAGAAAAATTTAAACTGTCTTTCATTTACAAGCTCGTCTAGCTAACCTTATAAATAATCATAGAGAGATCGGTCCTTACTTCTTGGGTCAGTCAGTTCTTGAATATTTATCACAAATATTCTTCCTTTATAAGATTAGCTTGAATTGTCCATTATATTTAAGCCTATTAACTGCTTGGAAGGAAGTCCATGGACATTTTTTCTTCTACTTCAATTTTTCCCTGCTTAAATTTGGTCTTAATGATGTATCGCTTTTCTTCTACTTTGGAATTCTCACTTCAGTTTTTCGCTGATTAATAGATTTCAAAAGACGGAGAATTGCAGTTTTTAATCAGATGCCAACACTGGAGCACGATTCTAGCACCCCAGGTATCTTGTCTGGTAGCCCTGGTCAAGGTGATGTGAGTAGTCCGGTAGCTACAACAACAAGACATCCTAGACATCGCCCAGGTTGCTCTTGCATTGTATGCATCCAGCCTCCTAGTGGCAAAGGAAAACACAAGCCAACATGCACATGCAACGTATGCATGACAGTTAAACGCCGTTTCAAGACCCTAATGTTACGTAAAAAGAAGCGTCAATCAGACTTGGAAGCAGAAATTGCTCAGAGGAATCAATTTATATGGGGTCCTAAAGAAGAACTGGAAGTAGAGAGCAGTTCTAGGCAAGGTGGTAGGTCTCTAATTAATCTGTTAGATGATAAAAGTAGATCAGGAAGTAAGCCACAAGCTATGGATATGGATCAAAGAAACGATCAACCTGGAAAGGATATTGATACTTACGCAGATGAATTAGACTTAAATTGTCAGCCCGGGGAGGACTTCCCTGTCAAGTCAACTAGAGTAAGCATGGTGAGTCTTCTCCAAGTAGCTTCCCGTCCTTTGGAGACCTATCTGAAGCAGACTGGTCTTACTAGCTTACTATCTGAGCATCAGACTAGTTCAGGATCACATGCCTTGCCACAAGCTGCTACAGAGAGTGAGGGGCAGCCTCATCAGAACCAATCCATAATGCTGGAGGATCAGGGCAAGGAACCAGGAAGTGATGACAAGGTTTCTGAACTATTTCAAAATGGCACCGAGCCGTTGTGACTAGTGAGGGTATTATTATGTTTTTCTTCCATGATTTTTCTTCTACGATGTACGACGTCTAAATTTCTTTGGTCATCTTTGGGTTGGATTGACAGTTTTGAGGGTTGCCTAGACAGAGGAGGTCGGGTTGGGACAGCATCATATTTTGCTAGGATTCCCATCAATTTGCCTGATGATATATGTGTTCTCTCTAATTAGTTGAAATATAGTAGATATTTTTTTCTTCTATCTGCGTGAGTTGTATATATTGTAAACAGATAATTGTTTAGCTATTAGGTTTGTAATGGAAGTATAAGGTCCCTGTTATTGGAATGTTTTATTCATTGTTGGAGATAATTTACGGAGATAAGAAAAACATATATTGGTATTGGAAAAAATGTAGAAAATGAGAGAGTGAGTGACATAGGGACCTGCATCATCATGCCTGGTCCAGTAATTAACTTGCAGATATCTTAGTTG
This genomic interval from Apium graveolens cultivar Ventura chromosome 8, ASM990537v1, whole genome shotgun sequence contains the following:
- the LOC141676662 gene encoding B3 domain-containing transcription repressor VAL2, translating into MASKICMNALCGAVVPSADFKQGWPLRSGAAFSSLCNTCGTLYEQLSFCDVFHSDDTGWRECISCGKRLHCGCIASSSLLEILDSSGVICIRCAKSSGVQPTGAESPTRFGTSLEKYAGETHSSSLDNQISVGSIHNSKFKQCANFSNNNGPKQFLPPQNDSTARSWYQMKLEGSIPPSADARNTCLSNYSQLTAGSGSSLDIKTKADKNTPDVKDVCGSPVHTNLTISLVAQSLIPHSLPNATHSLPNVVCEMMESDRPVSSYQHGSRSHCLLPKASKPVLTAGLDPNASTMSQMRVARPPVEGRIKSQLLPRYWPRITEQELQQISGDSNSTIVPLFEKILSASDAGRIGRLVLPKACAEAYFPPISQPEGIPVRIQDVKGKEWVFQFRFWPNNNSRMYVLEGVTPCIQSMQLQAGDTVTFSRMDPEGKLLMGFRKASNNIVMQDSHFTGKHNEFFASEPFLSGVADNLPIMNGYSGLLQSMNRSTDPHTKVFSKQLSSSSGDAWHVTDKHGSQGIIGSLPPTLLAPERKRSRNIGSKSKRLLIDNQEALELKLTWEEVQEMLHPPASIQPTTVTIEDHEFEEYEAPPVLGKRSIFIARSSGEQEQWTTCDCCFKWRRLPSDFLLPPTWRCQENVWDRSRCSCSAPDELSPSELEQLLKMNNDFKRRRIAVFNQMPTLEHDSSTPGILSGSPGQGDVSSPVATTTRHPRHRPGCSCIVCIQPPSGKGKHKPTCTCNVCMTVKRRFKTLMLRKKKRQSDLEAEIAQRNQFIWGPKEELEVESSSRQGGRSLINLLDDKSRSGSKPQAMDMDQRNDQPGKDIDTYADELDLNCQPGEDFPVKSTRVSMVSLLQVASRPLETYLKQTGLTSLLSEHQTSSGSHALPQAATESEGQPHQNQSIMLEDQGKEPGSDDKVSELFQNGTEPL